A window of the Narcine bancroftii isolate sNarBan1 chromosome 4, sNarBan1.hap1, whole genome shotgun sequence genome harbors these coding sequences:
- the LOC138761664 gene encoding uncharacterized protein, with the protein MQRLPQPGETHTYNIIIVNSNGSSQPPSGQLHQALDRAGGYHHPEMVTALLHQEASHQARRSLPICSLNRPMVASVLHHSRPLTAPGPLLPPVDYFYDLGQMYSLDHPSSRMEVAQYSNPGLLTLQSVAAQMPQVPDFHFSLHILLPSQEHSVHLQQPPVTFGNEGSHFFYATLPIPVWNVACPLRSYTSSGSQPSQPQMSAASPGNADAPCASFRQAQDAQITGGFPPEPVGTQRHPNFTSAPNDPDATLKSKASDSKTNADPALDSTSCIGNPLPENGEQYLNTAPSSSQETEPRCEKSDGVLSNDPKEGCEKVMVTSFEDAVTMFDFELFDNPKSHGQVSEQEQYFREQNKVRNENNQKNLSQKIPEDHFPEEGNPGSSEIEAELCLGIKTLVAKVSPLCAEALSTIHIATSDHSFYDLRPEQVDLQTLLELEDISDDERCWESLGCKSQLVERSSQLGVEALPRSSGGTSRKRERTRSRCD; encoded by the exons ATGCAGCGGCTGCCTCAGCCGGGAGAGACTCACACCTACAACATTATCATTGTCAACTCGAACGGCTCGTCTCAACCCCCCAGCGGTCAGTTACACCAAGCGCTGGATCGAGCTGGCGGGTACCACCATCCAGAGATGGTGACAGCCCTTCTGCATCAAGAGGCGAGCCACCAAGCGAGGCGATCTCTCCCAATCTGCTCGTTAAATCGGCCCATGGTCGCGTCTGTCCTCCACCACTCTCGCCCTTTAACTGCTCCAG GGCCACTCTTGCCTCCAGTTGATTATTTTTATGATCTGGGCCAAATGTATAGTTTGGATCACCCCAGTTCCAGAATGGAAGTGGCCCAATATTCAAACCCAGGGCTCCTCACTCTTCAGAGCGTAGCAGCACAGATGCCACAAGTACCTGACTTCCACTTTTCCCTCCACATTCTGCTACCATCTCAGGAACACAGCGTTCACCTCCAGCAGCCCCCTGTCACTTTCGGCAATGAGGGAAGCCATTTTTTTTACGCCACCCTGCCGATTCCTGTATGGAATGTGGCTTGCCCCCTGAGGTCCTACACGTCCTCCGGCAGCCAACCCAGTCAGCCGCAGATGTCCGCCGCCTCTCCAGGTAATGCCGACGCGCCTTGTGCATCCTTCCGCCAGGCTCAAGATGCTCAGATCACGGGAggatttcctcctgaaccagtcgGCACTCAGCGGCATCCCAATTTCACCTCAGCGCCAAATGACCCTGATGCCACCCTCAAGTCGAAGGCATCTGACTCCAAAACTAATGCCGATCCAGCTCTGGATTCTACCTCGTGCATTGGCAACCCACTGCCAGAGAATGGGGAGCAATATCTCAACACTGCTCCGAGTTCTAGCCAAGAAACTGAGCCACGCTGTGAGAAAAGTGATGGTGTTCTCTCGAATGACCCAAAAGAGGGATGTGAGAAGGTCATGGTGACGTCATTTGAAGATGCAGTGACGATGTTCGACTTTGAACTCTTTGACAACCCGAAGTCGCATGGTCAGGTTAGTGAACAGGAGCAATATTTTCGCGAGCAAAATAAAGTGAGGAATGAAAACAATCAGAAAAACTTAAGTCAAAAAATCCCTGAGGACCACTTCCCAGAGGAAGGCAACCCAGGCTCCTCGGAAATCGAAGCAGAACTTTGTCTGGGCATTAAAACGTTAGTGGCAAAGGTGTCTCCGCTGTGTGCGGAAGCCCTCAGTACCATTCACATTGCCACCAGTGATCACTCCTTTTATGACCTGAGGCCTGAGCAGGTGGATCTGCAGACACTACTAGAACTCGAGGACATTTCAGATGACGAAAGGTGCTGGGAATCGCTGGGGTGCAAGAGCCAATTGGTAGAGCGGAGCAGTCAACTTGGCGTGGAAGCACTTCCAAGGTCGAGTGGCGGAACGAGCAGGAAAAGGGAAAGAACAAGAAGCCGATGTGACTGA